A window of Bacillus sp. DX3.1 genomic DNA:
TCATACAGTTATTATTGGTGGCATCCTTACATTCGTATTTATTTTACTTATCTTTGGGGCTTCCGTGAAACCTTTGCAGTTTATTGGGAGAATGTTTGCTAAAGTCATGCTAGGTGTTTTGTTGTTATTTATCATTAATGTGATTGGGACAAAATTCGGTTTTCATATACCGATCAATCTTGGTACGGCATCGATTTCTAGTTTTTTGGGGATTCCTGGAATTTGTGCGTTGGTCATTATTAAGTTATATATATTGCCAGGGTAAAAGGCGTTTTTGTATTTATTTTTTAAAAATGAAAAATAATGTTGACTTATTAATTGTTAATGTGGTAAATTAATAAGCGTCGTCAACAACGAAAGAAAAAAAGAAGTTGACGTGGTGAATGAAATATGTTAAATTATAAAAGTCGCTGAAACGCGATATTGAACTTTGAAAACTAAACGAAACAAACAACGTGAAACGTCAATTTTTATTTTATGATGCTAGACAAACTAACTTTATTGGAGAGTTTGATCCTGGCTCAGGATGAACGCTGGCGGCGTGCCTAATACATGCAAGTCGAGCGAATGGATTAAGAGCTTGCTCTTATGAAGTTAGCGGCGGACGGGTGAGTAACACGTGGGTAACCTGCCTACAAGACTGGGATAACTCCGGGAAACCGGGGCTAATACCGGATAACATTTTGCACTGCATGGTGCGAAATTGAAAGGCGGCTTCGGCTGTCACTTGTAGATGGACCTGCGTCGCATTAGCTAGTTGGTGAGGTAACGGCTCACCAAGGCAACGATGCGTAGCCGACCTGAGAGGGTGATCGGCCACACTGGGACTGAGACACGGCCCAGACTCCTACGGGAGGCAGCAGTAGGGAATCTTCCGCAATGGACGAAAGTCTGACGGAGCAACGCCGCGTGAGTGATGAAGGCTTTCGGGTCGTAAAACTCTGTTGTTAGGGAAGAACAAGTGCTAGTTGAATAAGCTGGCACCTTGACGGTACCTAACCAGAAAGCCACGGCTAACTACGTGCCAGCAGCCGCGGTAATACGTAGGTGGCAAGCGTTATCCGGAATTATTGGGCGTAAAGCGCGCGCAGGTGGTTTCTTAAGTCTGATGTGAAAGCCCACGGCTCAACCGTGGAGGGTCATTGGAAACTGGGAGACTTGAGTGCAGAAGAGGAAAGTGGAATTCCATGTGTAGCGGTGAAATGCGTAGAGATATGGAGGAACACCAGTGGCGAAGGCGACTTTCTGGTCTGTAACTGACACTGAGGCGCGAAAGCGTGGGGAGCAAACAGGATTAGATACCCTGGTAGTCCACGCCGTAAACGATGAGTGCTAAGTGTTAGAGGGTTTCCGCCCTTTAGTGCTGAAGTTAACGCATTAAGCACTCCGCCTGGGGAGTACGGCCGCAAGGCTGAAACTCAAAGGAATTGACGGGGGCCCGCACAAGCGGTGGAGCATGTGGTTTAATTCGAAGCAACGCGAAGAACCTTACCAGGTCTTGACATCCTTTGAAAACCCTAGAGATAGGGCTTCCCCTTCGGGGGCAAAGTGACAGGTGGTGCATGGTTGTCGTCAGCTCGTGTCGTGAGATGTTGGGTTAAGTCCCGCAACGAGCGCAACCCTTGATCTTAGTTGCCAGCATTTAGTTGGGCACTCTAAGGTGACTGCCGGTGACAAACCGGAGGAAGGTGGGGATGACGTCAAATCATCATGCCCCTTATGACCTGGGCTACACACGTGCTACAATGGACGGTACAAAGAGCTGCAAGACCGCGAGGTGGAGCTAATCTCATAAAACCGTTCTCAGTTCGGATTGTAGGCTGCAACTCGCCTACATGAAGCTGGAATCGCTAGTAATCGCGGATCAGCATGCCGCGGTGAATACGTTCCCGGGCCTTGTACACACCGCCCGTCACACCACGAGAGTTTGTAACACCCGAAGTCGGTGGGGTAACCTTTATGGAGCCAGCCGCCTAAGGTGGGACAGATGATTGGGGTGAAGTCGTAACAAGGTAGCCGTATCGGAAGGTGCGGCTGGATCACCTCCTTTCTATGGAGAATTGATGAACGCTGTTCATCAATATAAGTTTCCGTGTTTTGTTTTCGTTTAGTTTTGAGAGTTCAATAAAAGTATTGACTCTTAAAAGAGAATATGATATAAATTAATTCTTGTATTTTTGTATGGGCCTATAGCTCAGCTGGTTAGAGCGCACGCCTGATAAGCGTGAGGTCGATGGTTCGAGTCCATTTAGGCCCACCATACAATTTACGGGGCCTTAGCTCAGCTGGGAGAGCGCCTGCCTTGCACGCAGGAGGTCAGCGGTTCGATCCCGCTAGGCTCCACCAAAACGCTATTTTATATAGCGTGGTATGTTCTTTGAAAACTAGATAACAGTGTAGCTCATATTTTTTTAATTAATTTTGGTTAAGTTAGAAAGGGCGCACGGTGGATGCCTTGACACTAGGAGTCGATGAAGGACGGGACTAACGCCGATATGCTTCGGGGAGCTGTAAGTAAGCTTTGATCCGAAGATTTCCGAATGGGGAAACCCACTATACGTAATGGTATGGTATCCTTACCTGAATACATAGGGTATGGAAGACAGACCCAGGGAACTGAAACATCTAAGTACCTGGAGGAAGAGAAAGCAAATGCGATTTCCTGAGTAGCGGCGAGCGAAACGGAATCTAGCCCAAACCAAGAGGCTTGCCTCTTGGGGTTGTAGGACATTCTATACGGAGTTACAAAGGAACGGGGTAGACGAAGCAGCCTGGAAAGGCTCGTCATAGAAGGTAACAACCCTGTAGTCGAAACTTCGTTCCCTCTTGAATGTATCCTGAGTACGGCGGAACACGTGAAATTCCGTCGGAATCTGGGAGGACCATCTCCCAAGGCTAAATACTACCTAGTGATCGATAGTGAACCAGTACCGTGAGGGAAAGGTGAAAAGCACCCCGGAAGGGGAGTGAAAGAGATCCTGAAACCGTGTGCCTACAAATAGTCAGAGCCCGTTAATGGGTGATGGCGTGCCTTTTGTAGAATGAACCGGCGAGTTACGATCCCGTGCGAGGTTAAGCTGAAGAGGCGGAGCCGTAGCGAAAGCGAGTCTGAATAGGGCGTTTAGTACGTGGTCGTAGACCCGAAACCAGGTGATCTACCCATGTCCAGGGTGAAGTTCAGGTAACACTGAATGGAGGCCCGAACCCACGCACGTTGAAAAGTGCGGGGATGAGGTGTGGGTAGCGGAGAAATTCCAATCGAACCTGGAGATAGCTGGTTCTCCCCGAAATAGCTTTAGGGCTAGCCTTAAGTGTAAGAGTCTTGGAGGTAGAGCACTGATTGAACTAGGGGTCCTCATCGGATTACCGAATTCAGTCAAACTCCGAATGCCAATGACTTATCCTTAGGAGTCAGACTGCGAGTGATAAGATCCGTAGTCAAAAGGGAAACAGCCCAGACCGCCAGCTAAGGTCCCAAAGTGTGTATTAAGTGGAAAAGGATGTGGAGTTGCTTAGACAACTAGGATGTTGGCTTAGAAGCAGCCACCATTTAAAGAGTGCGTAATAGCTCACTAGTCGAGTGACTCTGCGCCGAAAATGTACCGGGGCTAAATACACCACCGAAGCTGCGGATTGATACCTATGGTATCAGTGGTAGGGGAGCGTTCTAAGGGCAGTGAAGTCAGACCGTAAGGACTGGTGGAGCGCTTAGAAGTGAGAATGCCGGTATGAGTAGCGAAAGACGGGTGAGAATCCCGTCCACCGAATGCCTAAGGTTTCCTGAGGAAGGCTCGTCCGCTCAGGGTTAGTCAGGACCTAAGCCGAGGCCGACAGGCGTAGGCGATGGACAACAGGTTGATATTCCTGTACCACCTCTTTATCGTTTGAGCAATGGAGGGACGCAGAAGGATAGAAGAAGCGTGCGATTGGTTGTGCACGTCCAAGCAGTTAGGCTGATAAGTAGGCAAATCCGCTTATCGTGAAGGCTGAGCTGTGATGGGGAAGCTCCTTATGGAGCGAAGTCTTTGATTCCCCGCTGCCAAGAAAAGCTTCTAGCGAGATAAAAGGTGCCTGTACCGCAAACCGACACAGGTAGGCGAGGAGAGAATCCTAAGGTGTGCGAGAGAACTCTGGTTAAGGAACTCGGCAAAATGACCCCGTAACTTCGGGAGAAGGGGTGCTTTCTTAACGGAAAGCCGCAGTGAATAGGCCCAAGCGACTGTTTAGCAAAAACACAGGTCTCTGCGAAGCCGTAAGGCGAAGTATAGGGGCTGACACCTGCCCGGTGCTGGAAGGTTAAGGAGAGGGGTTAGCGCAAGCGAAGCTCTGAACTGAAGCCCCAGTAAACGGCGGCCGTAACTATAACGGTCCTAAGGTAGCGAAATTCCTTGTCGGGTAAGTTCCGACCCGCACGAAAGGTGTAACGATTTGGGCACTGTCTCAACCAGAGACTCGGTGAAATTATAGTACCTGTGAAGATGCAGGTTACCCGCGACAGGACGGAAAGACCCCGTGGAGCTTTACTGTAGCCTGATATTGAATTTTGGTACAGTTTGTACAGGATAGGCGGGAGCCATTGAAACCGGAGCGCTAGCTTCGGTGGAGGCGCTGGTGGGATACCGCCCTGACTGTATTGAAATTCTAACCTACGGGTCTCATCGACCCGGGAGACAGTGTCAGGTGGGCAGTTTGACTGGGGCGGTCGCCTCCTAAAGTGTAACGGAGGCGCCCAAAGGTTCCCTCAGAATGGTTGGAAATCATTCGTAGAGTGCAAAGGCATAAGGGAGCTTGACTGCGAGACCTACAAGTCGAGCAGGGACGAAAGTCGGGCTTAGTGATCCGGTGGTTCCGCATGGAAGGGCCATCGCTCAACGGATAAAAGCTACCCCGGGGATAACAGGCTTATCTCCCCCAAGAGTCCACATCGACGGGGAGGTTTGGCACCTCGATGTCGGCTCATCGCATCCTGGGGCTGTAGTCGGTCCCAAGGGTTGGGCTGTTCGCCCATTAAAGCGGTACGCGAGCTGGGTTCAGAACGTCGTGAGACAGTTCGGTCCCTATCCGTCGTGGGCGCAGGAAATTTGAGAGGAGCTGTCCTTAGTACGAGAGGACCGGGATGGACGCACCGCTGGTGTACCAGTTGTTCTGCCAAGGGCATAGCTGGGTAGCTATGTGCGGAAGGGATAAGTGCTGAAAGCATCTAAGCATGAAGCCCCCCTCAAGATGAGATTTCCCATAGCGTAAGCTAGTAAGATCCCTGAAAGATGATCAGGTTGATAGGTTCGAGGTGGAAGCATGGTGACATGTGGAGCTGACGAATACTAATAGATCGAGGACTTAACCATATAATATGAAGCAATGTTATCTAGTTTTGAAGGAACATCCTTCATAGTTTGGTGATGATGGCAGAGAGGTCACACCCGTTCCCATACCGAACACGGAAGTTAAGCTCTCTAGCGCCGATGGTAGTTGGGACCTTGTCCCTGTGAGAGTAGGACGTCGCCAAGCAATCAAAGACGAGTCAATTGACTCGTCTTTTTTGTATTTCAGGAAAATAAAAGTCAAAGATATGAGTTGAATGAATCATCAATGGAGAATAGAATGTCTTACTGATGGAAGTTTTATTTTATCCCGCTATTTGCGAGCAGTGTTAGGTCGAGGATAAACTGCCCGCGAATAGCGGATGTGTTTAACTAATGATCAGTGGAGGATGAAGAAAACCCCTACTGATCAAAGTTTCACTTTATTATATTGGGTGACAAACACGATGCCTAAATATCATTCATATAATACATATATAAAGAAAGGATGTATATTTTCCTGAAAATTGTTAAGGACTGTAAGTATATTAATTGAGTTAGTCTTATAAGAAAAAAACACACAAATGATCGAGAAATGGAAGTTTTACTATTTAAAGAGGGGAGGAAGTGTCTTGCATCGTTTCTTGTTATTCATGAAAGAGAAGCGATAAGGGCGTATATTATGAACATAGACGAAAAGGTTTGTATCGTATGCGAACATAAGAAAGATGATGGAATACATTTATATACCAGCTTTATATGCGAAGCTTGTGAAAGAGACATGGTAGAAACGGAGACAAATGACCCTAAATATATATATTTTTTACAACAACTGAGAAAAATACAAACATTGTATTCATAAATAGGCGAACATGCCTATTATTTTTTTTGCCCCATTCTCTGTATAATGGATAGAGAATGAAAAGTAAGGAAGAGGTAAGTATGAATCAAAAGCAAATGCCATTATATGAAGCGTTAATACAATTTAGGGATAAGCAGCCTTTGTCTTTACATGTTCCAGGACATAAAAATGGATTAAATTTTCCCAAGCAGGCTCGGGCTGGTTTTAATGATATACTTTCTATTGATGTGACAGAATTAACAGGGCTAGATGATCTTCATAGTCCTTTTGAATGTATAGATCAAGCACAACGTTTGTTAGCGGATGTATATGATGTACAAAAGAGTTATTTTTTGATTAATGGTTCTACAGTTGGAAATTTAGCAATGATTTTATCTTGCTGTAAGGAGCATGATATTGTACTTGTACAAAGAAACTGTCATAAATCTATTCTAAATGGTTTGAAGTTAGCAGGAACGCGTCCGGTCTTTTTAGAACCTTGGATTGATGAAGCATATGGTGTACCAGTTGGTATACAACATGAAGTCATTCAAAAGGCAATTGAACGACATCCAGAAGCAAAGGCACTAATTTTAACACATCCGAATTATTATGGTATGGGGATAGACTTAAAAGAGAGTATTAAATGTGCACATGCGCAAGGGATTCCTGTTTTAGTAGATGAAGCACATGGGGCACATTTTTGTATTGGAGAGCCTTTTCCAAAGTCAGCATTGGCATATGGTGCTGATATTGTGGTACATTCGGCGCATAAAACATTACCCGCTATGACAATGGGCTCTTACTTACATATAAATAGTAATGTAATTGATGAAGAAAAAGTATCTTCTTATTTAGCTATGTTACAATCTAGCAGCCCGTCCTATCCAATTATGGCTTCGTTAGATGTGGCTCGTTTTGCATTAGCGAAAATAAAAGAAGAAGGTTGTCATGACATTTTTAGATTCCTTCAGCGCTTTAGAAAAGAGCTACAATGTATTCCGCAAATTACGGTTTTACAGTATCCCCTTCAGGATGAGTTGAAAATGACAGTACAAACGCGTTGTCAGTTATCTGGATATGAATTGCAACGCATATTTGAAGAAGCTGGCATATACGCGGAAATGGCCGATCCATATAATGTTCTGCTTATTTTACCACTGCAAGTAAATGATAGGTACATAAAAGCGGTGCAGATGATAAAATCAGCCTTACATGTTTATGAGGTAACAGACAGAACGCCATCTATTCGGTATACTTACAAAGGGGCTTTTTCTTCTTTACCATTTACATATAAGCAATTAGAAAAGTATAAGAAGAAAGTTGTACCCTTGCAAGAAGCAATCGGGATGATTACAGCGGATATGGTTATACCGTATCCGCCAGGAATTCCTTTACTTATGTACGGAGAAGAAATTACTGCAGAGCATATTGAACAAATTTCTTATTTAGAAGAAACGGGCGCTCGTTTTCAAGGAAACATAAAATATATGACTGTATATGATATAGAGAGAAAGTAGGTTTTAGGATGAAAGGATTATTTGTAACAATTGAAGGGCCAGAGGGTTCAGGTAAATCAACATTAATTACAAAGATATTGCCGTACTTTGAACAGAAAGAGCAAAAGGTAATGGCAACGCGCGAACCAGGCGGTATTGCCATTTCAGAAGAGATTCGAACGATTTTACATAAACAAGAATATACGATGATGGAAGCGCGCACAGAGGCGTTATTATATGCTGCGGCACGTAGACAGCATTTAGTAGAAAAGGTAATGCCAGCTTTAGAGAAGGACTATCTTGTGTTATGCGATCGTTTTATTGACAGCTCTCTTGCCTACCAGGGTTATGCGAGAGGTCTTGGGGTTGATAAAGTATTTGAAATTAATCGTTTTGCAACAGAAGATTGTATGCCGGGATTGACTATTTATTTAGACATTGAACCAGAAGTAGGCTTAGCGCGTATTGAAAAAGATGCTGATCGTGAAGTAAATCGTTTAGATTTAGAAAGTATTGCATTTCATAAGAGGGTACATGAAGGGTATTTACAAGTTGTAGATCGTTTCTCAGATCGCATTGTCGTTGTGGATGCAAATAAACCAATGGAAAAGATTGTGGAAGAAGTCATTCAGCTTATAGAAGGAAAATTGTTATAATAGAGGGAAAGTATAAAACAAGTGAGGTATGCATTATGACGAAGACGTGGGAGCAGCTTTCTGCTATACAGCCCATTGGTGTAAAGATGTTGATGAATAGTATTGAAAAGGAGCGTATATCCCACGCTTATTTGTTAGAAGGGCCAAAAGGAACTGGAAAGTTTGAAACAGCAATTCAAATGGCCAAAAGCTTTCTTTGTTTACAAAGAAATGGTGTAGAACCATGTCATACATGTACGAATTGTCGCCGAATTGATTCAGGGAATCATCCAAATATACACATTGTGAAGCCAGATGGACTGTCTATTAAAAAACAACAGATTCATGACTTGCAGGAAGAGTTTTCGAAAACAGGTTTAGAAGCAAATAAAAAGGTGTATATTATTGAG
This region includes:
- a CDS encoding pro-sigmaK processing inhibitor BofA family protein, yielding MNHTVIIGGILTFVFILLIFGASVKPLQFIGRMFAKVMLGVLLLFIINVIGTKFGFHIPINLGTASISSFLGIPGICALVIIKLYILPG
- a CDS encoding sigma factor G inhibitor Gin — translated: MNIDEKVCIVCEHKKDDGIHLYTSFICEACERDMVETETNDPKYIYFLQQLRKIQTLYS
- a CDS encoding aminotransferase class I/II-fold pyridoxal phosphate-dependent enzyme, with the translated sequence MNQKQMPLYEALIQFRDKQPLSLHVPGHKNGLNFPKQARAGFNDILSIDVTELTGLDDLHSPFECIDQAQRLLADVYDVQKSYFLINGSTVGNLAMILSCCKEHDIVLVQRNCHKSILNGLKLAGTRPVFLEPWIDEAYGVPVGIQHEVIQKAIERHPEAKALILTHPNYYGMGIDLKESIKCAHAQGIPVLVDEAHGAHFCIGEPFPKSALAYGADIVVHSAHKTLPAMTMGSYLHINSNVIDEEKVSSYLAMLQSSSPSYPIMASLDVARFALAKIKEEGCHDIFRFLQRFRKELQCIPQITVLQYPLQDELKMTVQTRCQLSGYELQRIFEEAGIYAEMADPYNVLLILPLQVNDRYIKAVQMIKSALHVYEVTDRTPSIRYTYKGAFSSLPFTYKQLEKYKKKVVPLQEAIGMITADMVIPYPPGIPLLMYGEEITAEHIEQISYLEETGARFQGNIKYMTVYDIERK
- the tmk gene encoding dTMP kinase; its protein translation is MKGLFVTIEGPEGSGKSTLITKILPYFEQKEQKVMATREPGGIAISEEIRTILHKQEYTMMEARTEALLYAAARRQHLVEKVMPALEKDYLVLCDRFIDSSLAYQGYARGLGVDKVFEINRFATEDCMPGLTIYLDIEPEVGLARIEKDADREVNRLDLESIAFHKRVHEGYLQVVDRFSDRIVVVDANKPMEKIVEEVIQLIEGKLL